Proteins encoded within one genomic window of Rubritalea squalenifaciens DSM 18772:
- a CDS encoding polyphenol oxidase family protein, producing the protein MSEPYLKHLNEHPAVDACFVGRIPGVEVDHDRGMTLQRLKPYHQEKVKALGYDWDKCWRAEQVHGGGVAVVRGTGAHEVAGVDGIISNEPGVMLGIYVADCGPVYLYDPVKKVIGLVHSGKKGTELNIVRHAMALMRDEFGCDVTKMRGALGPCIRPPKYDVDFAAEIVQQVKEAGMPAANFVDCGICTGSDLEHYYSYRIEKGATGRMLALLGLKDQA; encoded by the coding sequence ATGAGTGAGCCCTACCTGAAGCATTTGAATGAACACCCAGCTGTGGACGCCTGCTTTGTGGGCAGGATTCCGGGGGTCGAGGTGGATCACGATCGTGGCATGACGCTGCAGCGGCTGAAGCCCTATCACCAGGAGAAGGTGAAGGCGCTGGGCTACGACTGGGACAAGTGCTGGCGCGCCGAGCAGGTGCACGGCGGCGGTGTGGCGGTAGTCCGTGGTACCGGAGCCCATGAGGTGGCCGGGGTGGATGGCATTATTTCCAATGAGCCTGGCGTGATGCTGGGGATCTATGTGGCGGACTGCGGGCCGGTGTATCTCTACGATCCGGTGAAAAAGGTGATCGGCCTGGTGCACTCCGGCAAGAAGGGGACGGAGCTGAATATCGTGCGCCATGCGATGGCGCTGATGCGCGATGAGTTTGGCTGCGACGTGACGAAGATGCGGGGAGCCCTGGGCCCTTGTATCCGCCCGCCGAAGTACGATGTGGATTTCGCGGCGGAGATCGTCCAGCAGGTGAAGGAGGCCGGCATGCCGGCGGCGAATTTTGTGGATTGCGGGATCTGTACGGGCAGCGACCTGGAGCACTACTACAGCTACCGGATAGAGAAGGGAGCGACGGGCCGCATGCTGGCGCTGCTTGGTCTCAAGGACCAAGCATAG
- a CDS encoding DUF4349 domain-containing protein, producing the protein MEYANSRSRDAAPVSRKLIETGRLSLETPHVSEVAKNAEGIVKKHGGYVENKNEDEDEVGLSVRVPAGKLKTSMEELETLGKVSYSKIRTKDVTDQYIDMEAKIRNLRVLRERLRKVYEKATKVEEMLEIEKELARVQTELDSIEGRMRAMQKNIAYSELDISIERKSVPGPLGAVAKGTGWVFKKLWVLN; encoded by the coding sequence ATGGAGTACGCAAATAGCCGCTCCAGGGATGCCGCGCCCGTGAGCCGCAAGTTGATCGAGACAGGGCGTCTGAGTCTGGAAACGCCGCATGTCAGTGAGGTGGCGAAAAATGCCGAGGGCATCGTAAAGAAGCACGGTGGCTATGTGGAAAACAAGAATGAGGATGAAGATGAGGTGGGCCTCTCCGTACGTGTGCCAGCCGGTAAGCTGAAGACCAGCATGGAGGAGCTGGAGACGCTGGGCAAGGTGAGCTACAGCAAAATCCGGACAAAGGATGTGACGGACCAGTACATCGATATGGAGGCTAAAATAAGGAACCTCCGCGTGCTGCGTGAGCGCCTGCGCAAGGTCTATGAAAAGGCCACCAAGGTGGAGGAGATGCTGGAAATTGAAAAGGAGCTGGCGCGAGTGCAGACGGAGCTGGATTCCATCGAGGGAAGGATGCGCGCCATGCAGAAGAACATCGCTTACTCCGAACTGGATATTTCAATCGAGAGAAAATCCGTGCCGGGTCCACTGGGTGCCGTAGCCAAGGGAACTGGCTGGGTATTCAAGAAACTCTGGGTGCTGAACTAG
- a CDS encoding adenine nucleotide alpha hydrolase, translating into MSTAWMHWSGGKDSAFALAKVLEAAPGSVAGLVTSMSEEFRRVSMHGVREELLDAQAERLGLPLQKLLIPKDASMAAYGEMMQREMAALRELGAETCVFGDIFLEDLKAYREKEMEGCQLKCEFPIWKLTDTQELARQIIESGVKAKIVCVSGKYFDRSFLGRDYDLDFLNALPEGVDPCGENGEFHTFVYDSPLYHSTIEIREGEVSDRSYTPGEGDEDCDCCKTWDTEFYFQDLQLVR; encoded by the coding sequence ATGAGTACGGCGTGGATGCATTGGAGTGGCGGCAAGGATTCGGCCTTTGCCTTGGCGAAGGTTTTGGAAGCAGCGCCGGGCAGTGTGGCTGGATTGGTGACTTCGATGAGCGAAGAATTCCGCCGGGTGTCCATGCACGGGGTGAGGGAGGAATTGCTGGATGCGCAGGCCGAGCGCCTGGGCTTGCCGCTGCAAAAGCTGCTGATTCCGAAGGATGCCAGCATGGCGGCTTATGGTGAGATGATGCAGCGGGAAATGGCCGCACTGCGTGAGCTAGGCGCGGAGACTTGCGTCTTCGGCGATATTTTTCTGGAGGATCTCAAGGCCTACCGCGAGAAGGAAATGGAAGGCTGCCAGCTGAAGTGCGAGTTCCCGATCTGGAAGCTGACGGATACGCAGGAGCTGGCGCGGCAGATCATCGAGAGTGGCGTGAAGGCGAAGATCGTCTGTGTGAGTGGCAAGTACTTTGACCGCAGCTTCCTCGGCCGCGATTACGATCTAGATTTCCTCAACGCGCTTCCCGAGGGAGTAGATCCCTGCGGGGAGAACGGCGAGTTCCATACCTTTGTCTACGACAGCCCGCTCTACCACTCAACGATCGAAATTCGTGAAGGCGAGGTGAGCGACCGCAGCTACACGCCGGGTGAGGGGGACGAGGATTGCGACTGCTGCAAGACCTGGGATACCGAGTTTTATTTCCAGGATCTGCAGCTTGTTAGGTAG
- a CDS encoding MarR family winged helix-turn-helix transcriptional regulator, whose product MKSPSTTNMVSGLAEAERLADFVLFTQRSCILNLASELNRGNISFPQFFLMAYLSSEDYLTMSDIAKKMGHSTAAATGLVDRLQKLGYVERVHAAEDRRKIMVRITNKGTELVARMRREIAMNLADIMSEMDEEEADTFRLAKSKLAL is encoded by the coding sequence ATGAAATCACCCTCCACTACGAACATGGTCTCGGGTCTGGCAGAAGCTGAAAGGCTCGCGGATTTTGTTCTCTTCACGCAGCGCTCTTGCATACTAAATCTGGCCTCCGAGCTGAACCGAGGAAACATTTCTTTCCCGCAGTTCTTCCTGATGGCGTATCTCTCCAGTGAGGATTACCTCACGATGTCAGATATCGCCAAGAAGATGGGCCATTCCACGGCGGCCGCGACAGGTCTAGTGGACCGTCTCCAAAAGCTGGGATACGTAGAGCGTGTGCATGCAGCTGAGGACCGCCGTAAGATCATGGTACGCATTACCAACAAGGGCACCGAACTGGTGGCCCGCATGCGCCGTGAAATTGCGATGAACCTCGCGGATATCATGTCCGAAATGGATGAAGAGGAAGCAGACACATTCCGTCTGGCGAAGTCTAAGCTCGCCCTGTAG
- a CDS encoding UbiA family prenyltransferase — translation MFKALLATGRISNLPTVWSNVLVAFVIIFGLNPERKDLVTVTHTLDMWLPLLITCIAASLLYVGGCFLGDAIDAKFDEQHKPDRPIPSGVLSRKGVFTGAIAMLALGSVIPFIITHGLIPAEQRAESWLHLLAIPLLVAAIVLYSWLHKKSPWYGLPLIGACRFCLVIFGGAMAASCIDQEASFIPNSGWHPLTEMLDGILVTFAATVAAYTICFASVARSESSPKPITWRKVLIPTMLILPLWMLIPAMFESDFWEKLPQAAELLLHVETLPIILVALANYLIWNTCSFIKLKPNKGAFVSMSLAGFCLLDAFFIALSGWENFFIVLGLFLLALLLQRWAPAT, via the coding sequence TTGTTCAAAGCACTTCTAGCCACCGGTCGCATCTCCAACCTGCCAACAGTCTGGAGCAATGTCCTCGTCGCCTTCGTCATCATCTTCGGGTTAAACCCCGAACGCAAAGACCTCGTCACTGTCACCCACACCCTCGACATGTGGCTTCCGCTGTTAATCACCTGCATCGCAGCCTCGCTACTCTACGTCGGCGGTTGCTTCCTTGGCGATGCCATCGATGCCAAGTTTGATGAGCAGCACAAGCCAGACCGCCCTATCCCCAGCGGCGTGCTCTCCCGCAAAGGCGTCTTCACCGGAGCCATCGCCATGCTGGCTCTGGGGTCCGTGATTCCTTTCATCATCACCCACGGCCTCATCCCGGCCGAGCAACGCGCGGAATCCTGGCTGCACCTGCTTGCCATTCCCTTGTTGGTGGCCGCCATCGTTCTTTATTCTTGGCTGCACAAGAAATCCCCCTGGTACGGACTACCGCTCATTGGAGCCTGCCGTTTCTGCCTGGTCATCTTTGGCGGGGCCATGGCAGCAAGTTGCATCGATCAGGAAGCCAGCTTCATTCCTAACTCCGGCTGGCATCCATTGACAGAAATGCTAGACGGCATCCTCGTTACCTTCGCCGCCACCGTCGCCGCCTACACGATCTGCTTCGCTTCCGTGGCGCGTAGCGAGTCTTCGCCCAAGCCGATCACCTGGCGCAAGGTCCTCATCCCGACCATGCTGATCCTCCCGCTCTGGATGCTCATCCCGGCGATGTTCGAGAGCGACTTCTGGGAGAAGCTCCCGCAAGCAGCCGAATTGCTTCTCCATGTAGAGACGTTACCCATCATCCTCGTAGCTCTGGCGAACTACCTTATCTGGAACACCTGCTCCTTCATCAAGCTGAAGCCTAACAAAGGCGCATTCGTCTCCATGTCTCTGGCCGGTTTCTGCCTGCTCGATGCCTTCTTCATCGCCCTCTCAGGCTGGGAGAATTTCTTCATCGTACTTGGTCTCTTCCTGCTCGCGCTCCTCTTGCAGCGCTGGGCTCCGGCTACCTAA
- a CDS encoding class I SAM-dependent methyltransferase, with protein sequence MSFPKPLMMAQQIVRSAVREGGVAVDATLGNGHDALFLAKLVGKEGKVYGFDVQEEAITTSNLKVQEAGVECELSFHCRGHEHLAETVQEPVQAVMFNLGYLPRADKAVITTVETTLPALGQACDLLEKGGVISVMCYPGHEGGDVEAQEVLKWASSLPREGWRVIQYGFINAPNNPPFLVAIEKLSA encoded by the coding sequence ATGAGTTTTCCAAAACCATTGATGATGGCGCAGCAAATTGTCCGCAGTGCAGTCCGCGAGGGCGGCGTGGCGGTGGATGCCACGCTGGGCAATGGGCACGACGCACTTTTTTTAGCGAAGCTCGTTGGTAAGGAAGGCAAGGTCTATGGCTTCGATGTGCAGGAGGAAGCCATCACGACCTCCAACCTGAAAGTACAAGAGGCCGGCGTGGAATGTGAGCTCTCCTTTCATTGCCGCGGTCATGAGCATCTGGCTGAGACCGTACAGGAACCGGTGCAGGCGGTGATGTTCAATCTAGGCTATCTGCCTCGTGCTGATAAGGCCGTGATTACGACGGTGGAGACGACCTTGCCCGCACTCGGGCAAGCCTGTGATCTGCTGGAGAAGGGGGGAGTCATTTCGGTGATGTGCTATCCCGGCCATGAAGGTGGCGACGTAGAAGCTCAAGAAGTGCTGAAGTGGGCATCCAGCCTGCCGCGTGAAGGCTGGCGGGTGATCCAGTACGGCTTCATCAATGCCCCTAACAATCCACCGTTTTTAGTGGCTATAGAGAAGCTCTCTGCTTAG
- a CDS encoding TatD family hydrolase, with amino-acid sequence MKYIEPHGHMVSRTTDDYQKMAMAGCEAICEPAFWAGFDRSSPQGFYDYYCQLTQYEPARAAKFGIKHFCWLCINPKEAEDAGFAREVMQIIPEFLDRETVLGIGEIGLNKNTRSELAIFEEHVELAKKYDLPILIHTPHLEDKLKGTKLIIDSLKNAQVDPTRIIIDHVEEHTAGLVLDAGFWAGMTLYPESKCTPARAIDILEEFGNETIWMNSACDWGISDPLAVAKAAMEMRKRQYTDDRIEKVIYDNPRTFLRQCKNFDL; translated from the coding sequence ATGAAGTACATTGAGCCACACGGTCACATGGTTTCCAGAACCACGGACGACTACCAGAAAATGGCCATGGCTGGCTGCGAAGCCATCTGTGAGCCAGCCTTCTGGGCCGGATTCGACCGCTCATCACCTCAGGGATTTTACGACTACTACTGCCAGCTCACCCAGTATGAACCCGCCCGCGCGGCCAAGTTCGGCATCAAGCATTTCTGCTGGCTCTGCATCAACCCGAAGGAGGCGGAAGACGCAGGCTTCGCCCGTGAAGTCATGCAGATCATCCCGGAATTCCTGGACCGCGAGACCGTCCTCGGCATCGGTGAGATCGGTCTGAACAAAAACACCCGCAGCGAACTCGCCATCTTTGAAGAGCACGTGGAGCTCGCCAAGAAGTACGATCTCCCCATCCTCATCCACACCCCGCACCTTGAGGACAAGCTGAAGGGCACCAAGCTCATCATCGATTCCCTCAAAAATGCGCAGGTCGACCCGACCCGCATCATCATCGACCACGTGGAGGAGCACACCGCCGGACTCGTGCTCGACGCCGGATTCTGGGCAGGCATGACCCTCTATCCTGAGTCCAAGTGCACCCCGGCCCGCGCCATCGATATCCTTGAGGAATTCGGCAACGAAACCATCTGGATGAACTCCGCCTGCGACTGGGGCATCTCGGATCCCCTCGCCGTCGCCAAGGCTGCCATGGAAATGCGCAAGCGCCAGTACACTGACGATCGCATCGAAAAAGTCATCTACGACAACCCGCGCACCTTCCTGCGCCAGTGCAAGAACTTCGATCTCTAG
- the ispE gene encoding 4-(cytidine 5'-diphospho)-2-C-methyl-D-erythritol kinase, whose protein sequence is MATHKETARAKVNLTLRVLGKREDGFHALETRMAPVSVADELLITPADAYELVCDVEGVPLDETNLVTMAVRIFQRETGKDCAYRVELVKRIPHGAGLGGGSSDAAAMLRALNTLEGTNLPHTALADMAAEIGSDVAFFVFDSVCDCVGRGELVTPVQWDYKVDALLLKPSFGVCTPHAYQGWQQSQEIKGIDYAPQHFDWGEFFNDLERPVYEKHRFLPELKMWLLEQPEVEGALMSGSGSTMIAILKGDAEALKKRALKEMDPTMWVEKVVIG, encoded by the coding sequence ATGGCGACGCACAAGGAGACAGCTAGGGCGAAGGTGAATTTAACTCTCAGAGTTTTAGGTAAGCGTGAGGATGGATTCCACGCGCTTGAGACCCGCATGGCCCCTGTCAGCGTAGCCGACGAGCTTCTCATCACTCCGGCGGATGCCTATGAGCTGGTCTGCGATGTGGAGGGAGTGCCGCTGGACGAGACGAATCTGGTCACGATGGCGGTGCGCATTTTCCAGCGCGAGACGGGCAAGGACTGCGCCTACCGGGTAGAGCTGGTGAAGCGTATCCCGCACGGGGCTGGACTGGGCGGCGGCAGCAGCGATGCGGCGGCTATGCTGCGCGCGCTGAATACCCTGGAGGGGACGAATCTCCCGCACACCGCGTTGGCGGACATGGCGGCGGAGATCGGCAGTGATGTGGCTTTCTTTGTCTTTGATTCCGTCTGCGACTGCGTGGGCCGCGGTGAGCTGGTGACTCCGGTGCAGTGGGACTACAAGGTGGATGCGCTACTGCTGAAGCCGAGCTTTGGCGTATGTACGCCGCATGCCTATCAGGGCTGGCAGCAATCCCAGGAGATCAAGGGGATCGACTACGCGCCGCAGCACTTCGATTGGGGGGAATTTTTTAATGATCTGGAGCGTCCGGTGTATGAGAAGCATCGCTTCCTGCCGGAGCTGAAGATGTGGCTGCTGGAGCAGCCGGAGGTGGAGGGCGCGCTGATGAGCGGGTCCGGCTCCACGATGATCGCCATTTTGAAAGGCGATGCCGAGGCACTGAAGAAACGCGCGCTCAAGGAGATGGATCCTACGATGTGGGTGGAAAAAGTCGTCATCGGCTAG
- a CDS encoding MarC family protein yields the protein MDLLGLIVTLFIVIDPFGNIPIFTNVLQNVPEERRQKILVRELLIALAVMLIFLFIGKNVMDFLELKPATLRVSGGVVLFVIALGMIFPAKSMLGESDEDEPFIVPLAVPLMAGPSALALIMLFSVKYHDQLASLSVAVFSAWLISAVVLFFSTALMKQLGRKGMRAIERLMGMVLIMIAVQMLLEGIATFFMK from the coding sequence ATGGATCTGCTCGGCCTTATTGTGACTCTCTTCATTGTGATCGACCCATTCGGGAACATCCCGATTTTCACCAATGTCCTGCAGAATGTCCCTGAGGAGCGACGCCAGAAAATTCTGGTAAGGGAGCTTTTGATTGCTCTGGCCGTGATGCTGATCTTCCTGTTCATCGGCAAGAATGTGATGGATTTCCTCGAGCTCAAGCCTGCGACCTTACGGGTATCGGGTGGCGTGGTGCTGTTTGTGATTGCGCTGGGGATGATCTTCCCCGCGAAATCCATGCTCGGTGAGTCAGATGAAGATGAGCCTTTTATCGTTCCGCTCGCTGTTCCCTTGATGGCAGGTCCGTCTGCCCTAGCGCTGATCATGCTGTTTTCCGTGAAGTATCACGATCAGTTGGCTTCACTCAGTGTGGCTGTATTCTCGGCTTGGTTGATCAGTGCTGTCGTCCTGTTTTTCTCCACGGCTCTGATGAAGCAACTGGGGAGAAAAGGAATGCGTGCCATCGAGCGACTGATGGGAATGGTGCTCATTATGATCGCCGTCCAGATGCTGCTGGAAGGGATCGCCACCTTCTTTATGAAGTAG
- the eboE gene encoding metabolite traffic protein EboE yields the protein MKVYQSKFHLSYCTNIHPAESWLATFNALETHALKVRDQVEATGKVPDKDAGFALGLRLSAEAADELLEGDNLDCFIDWLKETNTYVYTINGFPYGAFHGTRVKEKVYQPDWTTPERLSYTLQLFNIIAELAPQECGGSVSTLPGSFKEFGAKEKIIFENLYACAKHIDLLAHEYEKDLHLGLEPEPLGHFENLQETLDFFHRFNDWALSHNHDVTLIHRRIGLNYDTCHFALEYEDAASSLKKLHDAKIRISKIHLSNAIAINASDAEALQAIKSFDEPTYLHQVITRDDSGQITRHRDLPEFFEELDSGKLVLGEECEARVHFHIPLYADPAKPLGSTRDYAEATLAYLKDHPLTCSHLEMETYTWGVLPQDMQKPIEDQLTEEYLWTLDQLA from the coding sequence TTGAAAGTCTACCAGTCCAAGTTCCACCTCTCCTACTGCACCAACATCCACCCGGCCGAATCCTGGTTGGCGACCTTCAATGCGCTGGAAACTCACGCGCTCAAGGTCAGGGACCAGGTGGAAGCCACTGGCAAGGTGCCGGACAAGGACGCCGGATTCGCACTCGGACTACGCCTCTCAGCCGAGGCTGCTGACGAGCTGCTAGAGGGAGACAACCTGGACTGCTTTATCGATTGGCTGAAGGAGACCAACACCTACGTCTACACGATCAATGGCTTTCCTTACGGCGCTTTCCACGGCACCCGCGTGAAAGAGAAAGTCTATCAGCCGGACTGGACCACACCCGAGCGCCTCAGCTACACGCTTCAGCTTTTCAATATCATTGCCGAGCTCGCCCCGCAGGAATGCGGCGGCTCCGTCTCCACCCTGCCGGGCTCCTTCAAGGAATTCGGTGCCAAGGAGAAAATCATTTTCGAGAACCTCTACGCCTGCGCCAAGCACATCGACCTCCTCGCCCACGAGTATGAGAAAGATCTCCATCTCGGGCTCGAGCCGGAACCTCTCGGCCATTTCGAGAACCTGCAGGAGACGCTCGACTTCTTCCATCGCTTCAATGACTGGGCTCTCTCGCACAATCACGACGTCACCCTCATTCACCGCCGCATCGGCCTGAACTACGACACCTGCCACTTTGCCCTCGAGTACGAGGACGCGGCCTCTTCCCTAAAAAAGTTGCACGACGCCAAGATCCGCATTTCCAAAATCCACCTCAGCAACGCGATCGCCATCAATGCCAGCGACGCCGAAGCCCTGCAGGCCATCAAGTCCTTCGACGAGCCAACCTACCTGCACCAGGTCATCACCCGCGATGACAGTGGGCAAATCACTCGCCACCGCGACCTGCCTGAGTTCTTTGAAGAACTCGATTCCGGCAAGCTCGTACTTGGCGAGGAATGCGAGGCCCGCGTCCATTTCCACATCCCGCTCTACGCAGACCCCGCCAAGCCACTCGGCTCCACCCGCGACTACGCGGAGGCCACCCTCGCCTACCTCAAGGATCACCCGCTCACCTGCTCCCATCTGGAAATGGAGACCTACACCTGGGGTGTACTGCCGCAGGACATGCAGAAGCCGATCGAAGACCAGCTGACTGAGGAATACCTCTGGACGCTTGACCAGCTCGCCTAA
- a CDS encoding NAD(P)/FAD-dependent oxidoreductase, with translation MTKVDFLIVGQGLAGSALAMAMLRRGKKILMVDRADPNAASRVAAGLVTALAGKGMNPAWRQAEYLPEAMAYYAALEECSGKKLFHAMPVLRLFADKKEREKFGRKQEEVSEWVGSAEPSIDLSMLYGEEGGFEMARGGRLDTKAYLGVVRDLLEAEGSYLQADFDPADLELREDSVVWKDVEAERLILCQGYWGLDAGWLSQVQHRSAKGQMLTVRSEELASDRIINRNGWMVPLGDGLWRTGATYEWDELLSGVSAEGRAELEQKIRSLVKVDFEVLEHEAGVRPIVNRSQPIIGMHPELERLGFFNGLGSKGVITAPSVAEHFAGFLCGENELDPELDLNRVW, from the coding sequence ATGACGAAGGTGGATTTTCTGATCGTAGGGCAGGGACTCGCCGGCAGTGCGCTGGCGATGGCCATGCTCAGGCGCGGCAAGAAAATCCTCATGGTGGATCGAGCAGATCCGAATGCCGCCTCTCGTGTGGCGGCGGGACTGGTGACTGCGCTGGCGGGCAAGGGAATGAATCCGGCCTGGCGGCAGGCTGAGTATTTGCCGGAGGCGATGGCCTACTATGCCGCGCTGGAAGAATGCAGTGGAAAGAAACTGTTTCACGCTATGCCCGTGCTGCGCTTGTTTGCGGATAAGAAGGAACGTGAGAAGTTTGGCCGCAAGCAGGAGGAGGTCAGTGAGTGGGTAGGAAGTGCTGAGCCATCCATTGATCTCAGCATGCTGTACGGTGAGGAAGGGGGCTTTGAAATGGCTCGTGGTGGCAGGCTGGATACCAAGGCGTATCTGGGGGTAGTACGCGATTTGTTAGAGGCGGAGGGAAGCTATCTGCAGGCGGATTTTGATCCGGCAGATCTGGAGCTCCGTGAGGACTCCGTGGTGTGGAAAGATGTGGAGGCCGAACGCTTGATTCTCTGTCAAGGCTACTGGGGGCTGGATGCCGGATGGCTCTCCCAAGTGCAGCACCGCAGTGCCAAGGGGCAGATGCTAACGGTGCGCAGTGAAGAGCTGGCGAGTGATCGCATCATTAACCGGAATGGGTGGATGGTGCCACTCGGCGATGGCCTGTGGAGAACGGGTGCGACCTATGAGTGGGACGAGCTGCTGAGCGGTGTCAGTGCCGAGGGTAGGGCTGAACTGGAGCAGAAGATCCGTAGTCTGGTGAAAGTAGATTTTGAAGTGCTAGAGCATGAGGCCGGAGTCAGGCCGATTGTGAACCGCAGCCAACCGATCATCGGGATGCACCCGGAGCTGGAGCGGCTTGGATTTTTTAACGGGCTTGGTTCCAAGGGAGTGATCACTGCTCCGAGTGTGGCCGAGCATTTTGCGGGTTTCCTCTGTGGGGAAAATGAACTTGATCCGGAGCTGGATCTGAACCGAGTCTGGTAA